A window of Vigna unguiculata cultivar IT97K-499-35 chromosome 4, ASM411807v1, whole genome shotgun sequence contains these coding sequences:
- the LOC114182208 gene encoding pentatricopeptide repeat-containing protein At2g15690, mitochondrial-like has protein sequence MELKLHASMAAVGSISRAANSVVFTHSSTSVPICTYAVPDSSRRRNGNNTSRSAYKTPPLRKGNHPIEPKSKLDQQNQNASLPLNVDLVALCEEGKHDQVVELMGQGAAADYRVYLALLNLCERTKSLELGKRVHEFLRRSTFRGDVELGNRLIGMYSKCGSVKDARRVFDQMQERNTASWHLMIGGYTANGLACDGLLAFQKMKQAGVPFDGETFELVLAACAQAEAVEEGLIHLESMKENGIVPRMEHYLEVINILGNAGRLNEAEEFIEKMPIEVGAEAWESLRNFARIHGNLDLEDRAEELLKYLDPSKTITDKLPMPPRKKQHDINMLEEKNRVAEYRYSIPYKEETHEKLGGLSGQMREAGYVPDTRYVLHDIDEEEKEKALQYHSERLAIAYGLISTPPRTTLRIIKNLRICGDCHNAIKIMSKIVGRELIVRDNKRFHHFKDGKCSCGDYW, from the coding sequence ATGGAGCTCAAACTCCACGCATCAATGGCTGCTGTGGGATCCATTTCACGCGCAGCAAACTCCGTCGTGTTCACCCATTCCTCTACCTCCGTTCCTATCTGCACCTACGCGGTTCCTGATTCCAGCAGGCGTCGAAACGGCAACAACACTAGTCGTTCCGCTTACAAAACCCCTCCTTTGCGTAAGGGGAACCATCCCATAGAACCCAAATCGAAGCTCGatcaacaaaaccaaaacgcCTCATTACCCTTGAATGTGGACTTGGTGGCCCTGTGTGAAGAGGGTAAGCACGATCAAGTAGTGGAACTCATGGGTCAAGGTGCTGCTGCTGATTACCGCGTTTATCTTGCGCTCTTGAATTTGTGTGAGCGTACAAAGTCGCTTGAATTGGGGAAAAGGGTCCATGAATTCCTGAGAAGGTCGACCTTTCGTGGGGACGTTGAACTGGGCAACAGGTTGATCGGAATGTACAGCAAATGTGGCAGTGTGAAGGATGCACGCCGAGTGTTTGATCAAATGCAGGAGAGAAATACCGCTTCGTGGCATTTGATGATTGGTGGGTACACGGCTAATGGTTTAGCGTGTGATGGTTTATTGGCTTTTCAGAAGATGAAGCAAGCAGGGGTGCCATTTGATGGGGAAACTTTTGAATTGGTTTTGGCTGCATGTGCACAGGCAGAAGCTGTGGAAGAAGGGCTTATACACTTAGAGTCCATGAAGGAGAATGGAATAGTTCCAAGAATGGAGCATTACTTGGAGGTTATTAACATTCTGGGGAATGCTGGTCGATTGAATGAAGCTGAGGAGTTCATTGAGAAGATGCCAATTGAGGTTGGAGCTGAGGCTTGGGAGTCTCTTCGAAATTTTGCGCGAATACATGGAAATTTAGATCTTGAAGATCGTGCAGAGGAGTTGTTAAAGTATCTTGATCCGTCAAAAACCATTACTGATAAACTTCCTATGCCTCCAAGAAAGAAGCAGCATGATATTAACATGCTAGAGGAGAAGAATAGGGTGGCTGAGTATCGGTATTCTATACCGTATAAAGAAGAGACTCATGAGAAATTAGGAGGTTTGAGTGGGCAGATGAGGGAAGCCGGTTATGTGCCGGATACAAGATATGTCCTCCATGACATTGATGAGGAGGAAAAAGAGAAGGCCTTGCAATATCATAGCGAACGTTTGGCAATTGCTTATGGTCTCATCAGTACACCCCCGAGGACGACACTTAGAATCATCAAGAACCTACGTATCTGTGGGGACTGCCACAATGCAATCAAAATTATGTCCAAGATTGTTGGAAGGGAGCTAATTGTTAGGGATAACAAGCGATTCCATCATTTTAAAGATGGAAAATGCTCCTGTGGAGATTATTGGTAG
- the LOC114182209 gene encoding mitochondrial carrier protein CoAc2: MEEQKRHHPEGGNKGPLDLMPLFAKELLAGGLAGGFAKTVVAPLERVKILFQTRRAEFQSTGLIGSAVRIAKTEGLLGFYRGNGASVARIIPYAAIHYTSYEEYRRWIIQTFPDVWKGPTLDLVAGSLSGGTAVLFTYPLDLTRTKLAYQIVSPTKLGASGMVNNEQVYRGITDCLTRTYREGGIRGLYRGVAPTLVGIFPYAGLKFYFYEEMKRHVPEEYNKSIMAKLTCGSVAGLLGQTFTYPLEVVRRQMQIQKLQPSDNAELKGTLKSIVLIAQRQGWKQLFSGLSINYIKVVPSAAIGFTVYDTMKLYLRVPSREEAAVEN, from the exons ATGGAGGAGCAGAAGAGGCATCACCCAGAAGGCGGGAACAAGGGTCCGCTCGATCTCATGCCCCTTTTCGCCAAGGAGTTGCTCGCCGGCGGCCTCGCCGGCGGCTTCGCCAAGACCGTCGTCGCTCCTCTCGAGCGTGTCAAGATTCTCTTTCAG ACGCGAAGGGCTGAGTTTCAGAGCACAGGACTGATAGGATCAGCGGTCAGAATTGCCAAAACGGAAGGCCTTCTGGGTTTCTACAG AGGAAATGGAGCAAGTGTTGCAAGGATTATTCCTTACGCGGCTATTCATTATACGTCTTACGAGGAATACCGGAGATGGATTATACAAACTTTTCCTGATGTGTGGAAAGGTCCTACCCTTGACCTTGTGGCAGGATCACTCTCTGGAGGGACAGCTGTACTTTTTACTTATCCGCTTGATTTGACTCGAACCAAGTTAGCTTATCAG ATTGTTAGTCCAACAAAGTTGGGTGCTTCGGGGATGGTTAATAACGAACAAGTTTACAGAGGGATCACTGATTGTCTTACAAGGACTTACAGAGAGGGTGGCATCAGGGGTCTCTATCGTGGAGTGG CTCCAACTCTTGTTGGAATATTCCCGTATGCGGGTTTGAAATTCTACTTCTATGAGGAAATGAAGCGCCATGTCCCTGAGGAGTACAATAAAAGCATCATGGCCAAATTGACGTGCGGATCAGTAGCAGGGTTATTGGGTCAGACCTTTACATATCCTCTTGAAGTTGTTAGGAGGCAAATGCAG ATTCAAAAGCTCCAGCCCTCTGATAATGCTGAATTGAAGGGGACTTTGAAATCTATTGTTTTGATTGCCCAAAGGCAAGGCTGGAAGCAACTGTTTTCAGGGCTGAGCATCAATTATATAAAG GTCGTTCCTTCTGCGGCCATAGGCTTTACAGTTTATGATACAATGAAACTATACCTGAGAGTTCCATCAAGAGAAGAAGCTGCAGTTGAAAATTGA